AGAATCAATCCCTGCACCACACAAACCTCGCTCTCCCACCCTCCCAAACCAAATCATTTTACATGGGCATCCAGTTTTTATCAGCAGATCTATGGCACGTACAAATAGAAGATTcggaaaatgtttttcaataCAGTGCATAGTAATCTCTTAGTGAGTGTTTGGATTTGTCACGATCGCTGCATACACAGAATGCATCAGAATTCCATTGCAGAGTCCTGGACTCTGTTGCTGTCTGCTGCAGTAAAACACCCGAAtccacacacagaaaaagtgTATTTAATGTCCACGTGTACATAAAGCACTTATCAAGAGCAGAGTAGCAAACAGCGCTCAGAGACCATCTTTGAATGCCTTCAGCAGCAGgtctgctgccagcccaggagaCAGGACTCCTCTAAGGACCTGCTCTTCCAGCAGCGGGATCTTGTCCCTGACTGCCGGGTGGCTGCGGAAGTGCTCCAGCATGTTCTCGTGGATGAGGTTCCACATCCACACGTGCTGCTGCCGGCGGCGCCGGGCCAGCAGCTCCCCGCTGCCCAGCGCCAGCTCGCGGAACTCGCTCATCGTGTCCCACATGGCCGAGATGCCCTCCCCGGTCCTGGCAGAGACACGCAGCACCTGTGGGGTCAGAGCCACTGtcagagcccagctgctgcccggGAGGCGTCCGTGCATCGGGCAGGCTGCACGGAAATCAGGGAATGTGCGGGGGAACCTTCCCTCAGTACTCGCTTCATGAGGCTCCAAGCGTTTCTGTGCcttccttcccaccagcccCCATGAAAATTTGGGATTCTACTCACTAGAAGCAGACTCTGAGATCCATACTATTTGGGGTATTTGTCCATCTGCTTGTTATGAGAATCGTTTTTATAAATCCTTCAGCTAAAAGGTACATTATTGCTCTTCTACTTAAATGTAGAGTTAAATGCATATTATGGTAGCTATTATTTTGCACCTAAAATATGCCAGAAACAAGGTATTTTGACgattatttttttgcctttgctttccAGACCAGGAATTAATTTTGCCAATAATATTTCAGACATCCAACATAATCCTTCAAATTTAACAGcctggcttttaaaaaaactgcttctttccttttccacacTTACAAAAGAAACGCTAATCCTCAGGCAGCCCAGCTGATTTAAACTCAGCTTAGTGGGTCAGTTTCAATACCAGGATAGAACAAACCTTTACAGATAGTTTATTTATAAAGGAAATGAGTCTGTGTGTGCTTATTCTGTATACACATATTAAAAACTAGTACTgaattttctccttaaaaatcTACCAAAAGCTTTTAGTAGACAAAATACAGcattaaaactgaaaactgaCAGGATAAGAATTCCAGTTATCTAGCTGTTATCATTATGTGAGAAAcgaaaaaaataattaaagcaaTAAAGGAAACACCTGAATTAGTGAAAGAACAAAGATAATCACAGGCTTCAGAGTTACAATGGAGGGAGAAGTAGATTCAGGGACATTTTCAGATAGCACAGTTAAGTTTGCACCACTCCTGATGTCAGTACCAGCTCTGCTAGTGCAGAGAGTAGctcagggcagaggaggaggaggcctGGCTTTGAGTGGTTCATGTGGCACACCCTGAGATCAGAGGGgaagcacacacagcagcaatCACCTCTCCAGCACAGCGAGACTAAACAAAATACAAGAAACCACCAAACATcatccaaacccaaacccaaacaaaaccaaaccacagccAAGAAGCCCCACAAAACACAGGGAAGCCCACCGACCTTTGGCCTCCAAACCTTGGAACGCTTGCGAAGCAGCTTCATGGCACTGACGTACTCGGCCTGGATTCTGCGCGCAGGCACAACCAAATCCCCATCGGCCTTATTGATAGCAACCAGATCTGCCACCTCAATGATGCCCCGCTTGATGCCCTAAACACAACAGCGACAGCAGTCAGGAGCACCCCGCGCGGCTGTCACACGCGGAGTCACCACAAAAACCAGCTCAAAACGCCCTGGTAGTTCCTAGTTTTCTCCCCAAAAGGATACATAACTAGCAAACATGTCAAGTTAAGCCACAGAGTACCAAAAGTTTACATCCtaatagttttaaaattaaaattaacaagTGGATTACACTGAATATTAAGTATATTAATATACTTAATATACTTAATTACTCTTAATATACTTAATACAGTATAATGGACAAAACACTACTGATATGACTTTCTGCACAGACATTGCATGCtgaatttgtttctctttctagTCCCACGTAGTAACCAGcaagagaaagtgaaaaataccTGTAATTCATCTCCACCTGCAGGTGGTAGCAGTAATACGAACATATCAACCATATCAGCCACAGCAAATTCTGACTGGCCCACAcctaaaattaaattcagaattTACCACTTACTACAAACTTTCAGTCACATCAATGACAGTAATTATGACAGATCCCAGCACCGCCCCATGCACAAATCCCACTAACAAAACAAAGACAACAGGAGACACAACAGTTTAGTTAAAGACATACAGGACTAGACAATAAGACAGAATGAGCATGCATGTCCAGCCAGTGACCATGCAGGAAAACACAGGCAAAAGCAAGGCAGGAAGCATGCAATCACTAGCACACCTCATTTCCTTATCCCAACAGGAAACCAAAGCCAGGCCATGGCACATACCTACTGTTTCCACGAGAACAACATCGTAGCCTCCTCCCTCACAGAGCAGAATGGCCTCATTGGTGGTCCTGGTGACACCTCCCAGGGTCCCACTGGTTGGAGAGGGCCTGATGTACGCATTCATGTCTCTGGACAGCTCCGTCATCCGCGTTTTATCACCCAGGAGGGAACCTTCATGTCAAACTATTTCAGAAGTGCAACACAGCCAAAGTCCCcttctccccccaaaaaaatgaGTGAGGAAAGACAGATCTCTTGTACAAAGTCAAATAAGAATATCCTAGTCACAGCTGCTCAGGACTTAGCTGAGGGCTAGGAAGCTACTGCCTGGAAGGCAGACCTTACTGCTACCAAAGACAAAGAGTTTGTGCTAGGTCAGAATGAATTCTCCAACTCCTGAATGGTTTTTGAAGCCCATGCACATCAGGGACACAGCCAATTCTTGTCTGATCCTGCCCAAAGGGACCAATCTCTGCACGATGACTCTGACACACCTCGATGCTGCATGTTTTGTTTCCAGAGAGCTGGCACACGTCCCTGCCCTCCTTCTACTCAAACTGCAAATCAGATTCAGCGAGATCTACACACAATGCACACTCCAAAAGATGAGAGATGCTCAGTCTTTCCAACTGGTGCGGTCTTGCTGTCACACTTTGCTATTCCACTGATGCATCCTGAAGGCATGCATTCAAGAACACAGCCTGTCTTAGCTCCACGTCATTGCAATGCTCTAGTTATTCCTTTATAAATAGTTGcacacctccagcagcacagaaactggaaaaattactgatgctgcctggcagctgccccTTACAAAAAGATCAGAATCAAGATTGTATTATTTGTATCAGAGATACCGCGAACCAGGCATGGTCAGCTTGTAATTTCCCTACAATTTTTTACTGGAGAGTTACAGCCTCTGTAGAGCTGTACAGACTGGAGAGCCTGTCATCAGTAACACCGCACAActtcaaaaaaattcaaattcagaaaaaaaattgcaaggcAACATTTGAAcactggaaaagaggaaatctgAAAGAAATACAACACTGATACCTATTTTCCAATTTTGTatcacactggaaaaaaaatgcaaacttgATTTGCCTTGTTATAGGCACCAAATTTTCTTCCACTTGGCCCAAAGAGATACTTCTGTAGTTGACAGGGTATTAGTAATTTGACTCAAACTTTCACACTCACCACCACTGGTGCTAGAGGAAGGGTCTACAGCCAACACAGacactttgtgttttctttccgTAAGCATTTTCCCTAAGCATTCTATGAAGGTCGATTTTCCAGCACCAGGAGGACCAGACAATCCTAAGTGATCACATTACGAAGAAAAACCCAATTTGTTAGTCAAATAATACATCTCATGAATATCAACAAGTTGATAACAATTCATAGTTAAACAGAGCATcacaacaaaagcaaataaaagctaTGCCAAAACGAAATGGGAGTTTGGCAACACAGCAGCACTTCACCACTCTCACCCTAGTGATACCAGCATAACATTGGGTTTATCCACATCTATTTCCTCCCCTCCAAATAAAATTACTTATACTGTATGACTCATCCTCCAGAACTTTCAAAATGTTATATATTAGAACTGGATTTTTCAGATTTACTATAAAAGAAACActccaaaaggaaaagcaagccCTTACCTTGAAGAGCTGTTCTTTCAAAAAAATGGGGCCATTTATTTGCATGTCAAAGCGCACAAACTAAGATTAGCACCAAACTTTTCTCACTGCCATGCCCCAGTTCTGGTTCTTACTACGCTTGTACAGACAGGAGAGATGACAGGGGGCCATGACATGTTAGCAGTCCATCTCTTTGTaagggaaaaacattttacagCTTCCCAGAGAAGCAGGTTCAAGTCTCCTTCAGCTGAAAAGCAGGCTGCTTAACAGAGGGCCACACAACAGGAAGGGGTATGTTTTTCCCTCTGTAGACTAAAAAAGGATTcaggaagtgttcaagaaaaaaCCTTCTTTGGGGAAAGACCAGGTCTGCTTGACTACATCCTTCCCTAAGTGTAGATTACACCTGCATCAATCTGCAAACTAACTGATGTTTCACCTTATAACAGTTATAAATATACCATAAATAACACACTCCAAGAAGCAATGATAATTCCtaaagcattttcaaaagcatttttccatCCATTTTTCCAAGCTATAATTCCACTGGACAACAAAAGTAATCTAGATTGAttataaaccacaaaaaaacccaaaaaaccaaggCTACGGACCACAAACAACAGTGATAATAAAAGGTGAGGACAGTAATTACATGTAAGCAACTACTAGAAAAAACGTAAAAGGACTTACCCACTCTGAAGGCAAGCGGCTTCCCTTGATTTAACTTTTCTTGTTCCCTGTGGTAGGACAGGACCTTCTGCAGGAGCACCTGGGCtactttcttcttcctgctctgaGTCGATTCTATCAGTGTGATGGCTTCGGCCAAACAGGCTCTCTGACCCTGGATTAGCCCCTGGTACAGCCTGTCCACGAGTCTCTGCTCCCGGTCAGAAAGTGTCTCCACTCGGGGCTCGggggctgcctgctgccacagctctcTCCTCAAACCACCCGAGGAACAAATCCATTTTGTGTGACAGCCGTGTGCTGGCCCGAGAGGCTCAACGCCCAGGAAATCTGCTCGGGAAGGGAGGCCAAAGTTCACCAGGTAAGTTTTTCTGGAGAAATAACAATGAGGGAATCTCAGCAGCAAGGAGGGGATCTTCATCTCGTTTGGAATTAAAAAGTACCAGAGTTGTCAGTTCACTTCTGTTTGCAGACACcctaaagaaaaggaaaacatttttactttcttcaaAGCACTTGTGAGGACTCGAATTTATGTACACCTGTCATcatcagcttttattttatctgtACTTGCTGCCATGAATAAAAAAATGACCATCCCCTTTTCCCCTAAACAGATACAGTAAAAAACAAGTTATAGAATCAAAAGCACAGCATCCCTTTATTATCATATTTCATAAATTAATATATTCAAAAAAGTACTTTCAAATAAGCCTCTGAGAGCACACGCAGCACTCTACAAATACGGGAACAATCAATCCTTACGCTTATGGAAATGGCGGGACATTCTAGTTTGACGGGCGACTTTTAACGGTGTTTTAAACAATTATTTGCGATGAGGGCATACTTGCACTTACTTCCAtgggaaagagaacaaaaaaaaagggtagGTGGGTGGAGTTGAGACACAAGAACATTTAGAAATAGACAGGAGGTGCTGAAGGCTCCCcgggccccagccccgctcccgcccggccgCCTCAGCGCGGGTCCCTGAGGGGATGCGGCACCTGAGGGGATGCGGCACCTGAGGGGATGCGGCACCTGACGGCATGTGGCACCTGAGGGGATGGGGCACCTGAGGGGATGCGGCCCCTGAGGGGATGGGGCACCCCTGAGGGGATGTGGCACCTGAGGGGACACGGCTCCCTGAGGGGACGCGGCACCTGAGGGGACGCGGCACCTGAGGGGATGGGGCACCTGAGGGGACGCGCCCCGGGaacggccccgccgcccggcgctgcccgcccggccccgcaccTACCGGAGCCGCCAGCTCCGCCCCGGGAAGTGACGCCCTCAGCCCGAGCCGGAACCGCTGCCCGCGGGGCCGGGAGAGCGgcgagcggggccggcggggtGTGGGAGCGCTCGGAGCTCCGCCGCCATGGCCCGGCCCTCAGAGCGAGGGCTGCGAGGCCTCTGGGCGCAGAGTCCCGCGGCCGTGGAGGCACGgcctgcccgccccggccccaCACGAAAGGATGTTTCAAATCATCACTGCTCTCCTGATTTAGAAATACCCCCTCTGAATCGTGCATGGCGATTTACTAGTCCTCCCACTTCGTTTCATAtagcagggagaaggaaagctTAAATCCTCACATGTACTTGTTAAATCACGTTTGTTTTCAGCCTTATTAAACAGCCTATTAAAGTTTCCTGTCGTGGAATGTTTGGTTTCTTGTGAGGTGGAGTTTGGTTTgcttccttaatttttttttttaacttactaTTTCTCCCGTCATCTCACCGCCCCTTTTTCTCCCCGTCTGTTAAAGACAGATATATTTCCAGTAAATATAAATGTACAGAACCCACTGGCTGATCCATGCCAGGTGCCTTGCAATGTCCTGCAGAGAGTTTTTCACTGTCATCACATGGGCAGTGAAGATGACAGACTGTTAAATAGCAGAAGTTTTGTTCTCAGCTGCTGAATGCACGATTTAATCTCACTGCTGTTATTCTGGTCCAGAGGATTATAGTACACAGAGAACTGGACACTTCAGGGCTAAGAAAATAGGCAATTTTGTGTCCCTATCTGCATGGGATGAAGCCACGGCAGAGAGAGACAAGTTCAATTTCAAAATAGCCTTTTGAAAGTGAGATCTTTCTGTTTAAGCAGGTCTTTATTCATCACAGTTAGCATGGATCACTATAATCTCTTCATTAAGAGCTTTCTAAGGCGCTCTGTTTCAAGTGCTGTGCTTACACCCAGGTAGCACATCCCCACTACTATTTCAATAACagcagaaacaacaaaaaaccccattctgCTACTGCTTAATTGATCTTCAGTTTATCCCCTTTGTGTTCTCCCAGCTTGAATACTTTTGTCAGTGACCTCGATGAACAGGCATGCAAAACTGCATATTTGATCAATGCTGAAGAGGAGGGGATTGTTCAGTCCTCTGTGATAACCTTGTGGACTGGAATAACAGGAGATTAGAGTGTGCACTCAGCAGTTCAGAACAAAACTGCTGCTCTTTTTTATTCAACCCATCGGCTGCCCTGCCAGTCTGATGTGACACAAACAGGCATGAACAGGGATTGGAGTCATCTCCCTGCAAGAACTGTTTCCAGGACTTTGCACACCGACGTCTGGAACTCCAAACTGCTCAAGTCATCCTCTTGTTTGTTCCCCTTTCTTCCACAACTCTGTTATTCAACAAGTTTGATTTTCACCAGTCAGAGGCTACAGTCTCCAAATGCCAGATATGAGAGGAAGATTCCTACTGCCTTGTCAATTATACACACTATTTCAACAGTCTTTCATATATTAGAAATTATACAGGTCTCCTGGAACTGTGTGTTTTTCTAAcacctctgattttcttttACTCTAACCTCATCCAAAATAGGCAAAATGCTCCCTCCCTTAGAGGCTGGATCATATCTAGAGTCTTCTTAGTCTACATCCTGCCACAGTATGCAGTGTTCTTGTGTTTCTCCTATTGATTTTCATGTATGCAGCTGTAAGAGGGGGGGGGTTTGGTTGTTATTACACAGCCCAATAAATTTTGGTCAGACTCActgtatttgtgttttctgaTCTCCAACATACAGATTTCTCTTGGCTTTTGTATTCTTTATCCATTCATCATTAATTTACTTAACATTGTTGCTGAGCTATTCAGGAGGGTAGTTCAGTAGCATTCCACATCACGctctgtttctcctttttcttaaaaattctctttcaaaTTTGGGGTGGAAAGGAGTGCTTCTgaatttgtttgggttttttttattattattattattcaggGAGGCACAGATATTCAGGCAAAATATGCAATCAAATCCAGACCATTagaaaagaatagaaaaagACCCTTCTGTAACTTCTCACAGCAGGAATAGTATTAACATTGGGATCTGCCAAATTCAACCATGCAAATTTACATTCTGTCTAACTGGCTTCCCCTTGCAGTTTTGGTTGGATTagttcattctttctttctctggcaACACTGATTTCCTTGCTCTGTTCGCCTCCTCTTTAAGAAACCCCAAAGTAATCTTTATGCACATAATTAATGCAATGATATTTAATATAGCCACAGACATTTCTTTACAGCAATGTGCTGTAAAGGCCAGTACAAAACCATGGTCCCTGCCATGGTACAAACTGAAACTACAGTGGTGACCAAATGACCATTTGCCCTTTATTTCAGAAGGCATGCTTCaattcatttcagttttcacaGAAGCAGCCAGGTTTGATCCAACCTCCTCCTTACAGCAAAACACAAAGCGAGGTAACTGCTGATTACAGCCCTCCCTTCCACAAGAGAGGCCAAGCCTTTCAAGGACAGCTTTAGCACTCTAGACAAAATACACCTCCTGCTTTATCTTAAAAGATGATTGGACACCTGAAATAAAATCACTAGAAAATATATTCACAGCTGAATGTTTGCCTGTTGAAATGCAACTGGagctccttccctccagcccagggtgCTAAAGGTTTATTAAGTCAGTTTGAAATCAGCACAATCTTGCACACCAAAAAGTGAATAAATACTGTGGTGAAGCATCCACTGAGGCAAGGAATCAATGATGAATGCATAACTCAATTTACCATTGAAGACAATTTGAACATTGAGAGTGAAAGCATAAATCTCTCATACATTCAGGAGTTTTTCCCTgcatctgcagcagctctggtgctcAGAGTTCTTTGTCCCATGCTGAGTGCCTCAGCAGCACATGCAAAGCCTTGCTAAAAAGCCTGTTGGATCATCCTGTGTGTCACTGCTTTACACCACAGAGTAACAAACACCTCCATGTACATATATTTACAATGCTTGCCtaataatacaaaatattatACCACAGAATTAAGATGAAAGACGAATCCTTAAATAAGACaaaaagggaagcaaaaaaCTCCAATGTCCAAGCAAAAATCCCCACTGCAATCGTAAAAAATGCAGTTGCATGGGGAAAATTTGCATAGAGCATATGAACgaagtaaaatatttgtatcGAGGACCAGCTTATAGAGGTCCAGAAGGGAAATTTGGAATCTTTTTGTTCAGAAGATGGTATTTTCATCTAATTGCTTTCCCAACTAAGTCCACGTTTAGAAAAGAATTCTACATTCAAGCAGCAACCCCATCTCAATATATCATTACATTATGTGGCAAGAATTGAAGGTGTTCCGCCCCACTGGAGGTTAGCCATTAATTTGTTAACTGAAAATCTGTGTTTATCTTTAGTGCAGAGGAATGAAATTGAGAAATTGCTCTGGTGACTGTCGCCAGaggcttcccttccctcttctgGCCAGAAGGGGAAGCTAGCGCTGTGTGGTTGAGACACAGCCCGGATGGATTCTTACACACGGGAATTCAGTTCACCATCACCACCCCAAATCTGCCCTGCCTCCCACGGCACATTTAACTACCCGAGGAACCTAAACACACCGAACATTCACTGAGAGTGAACAGCTGAGGCAGTGACATGATTCCTGAAAGGCCAGCAGCAACACAGTGGGCCAGAAATCAGAacagccccagtgcccaggaTGCATTCTGAACTAGAGCCATATCAACCATGAGCAGCAGGGGTACAAAGAAACCCCACACGGCAATTAAAAGCTACCCATGGAAGAGTATTTACAGAACTGCTCTCTTAGCACAGGATGAAAACCCAATTCCTGGACTTTGGGGTCTGCAGAGCATGCAGATCAAGGTAGCTTCTTTCTGTGCTGCTAGAGAAAGCAGCATGGCCCAAATCCAGCAGACAGCAGATCAAGCTGTGTTTGAGAGGTCTGAAGAGTGTTTGTAGTCAAACCCTCGGCCGAATCACGTTCAGAATGAAGCCATGCTTGGATCCAGTTTCTAAACAGTGCTGTTGCCAACACTGGCCTGTGGTGATTTTGACTTGAGGAGACTGGTCCACAAACTTGGAGAACTATCTGATGGGACAGCAGCCACCTTTCAGTCTCCACATGTATATCTGAAAACACACAGGATTACCAATCCCTGGAGTATCAACAGGAGGCAGAAGTGAAGGGCTCAGAGATGAGACACAGCCTGTTCTTCTGCCAAGAATCAAGCGCTCCAAAAAAATAGGGAAGTGTGacttctgtgcttgcagcaggCCCTGATCAGGAGGCTGCCTCTCCATCACACCTGCCTCATGGAAAACACTTCACCACACAGCCAGGCACTGCCCTCCCAGCTGGATCAGCTCCTGCAGTGGGGTGAACCAAACAGGAGCCACCTCAATGACACTGAGCAAAGGGGGGCAAGCAGAGcgctctgctcagcagctcccagcacagcagacacacagacacgtcacctgcagggacacggggacagcacCTCCTGAGGATGGCAAAAAGCAATTTGCAGAGTtcaaaaaaacaaggaaagtcATCCAGAATACAGAAGTCAGTGAGGGGAGCTTTGGGAACAGAGAAGAGAACATCCCCTGAAGGACAACAGGGCAAAGGTGTCTCT
This sequence is a window from Prinia subflava isolate CZ2003 ecotype Zambia chromosome 18, Cam_Psub_1.2, whole genome shotgun sequence. Protein-coding genes within it:
- the MMAA gene encoding methylmalonic aciduria type A protein, mitochondrial isoform X2, yielding MKIPSLLLRFPHCYFSRKTYLVNFGLPSRADFLGVEPLGPAHGCHTKWICSSGGLRRELWQQAAPEPRVETLSDREQRLVDRLYQGLIQGQRACLAEAITLIESTQSRKKKVAQVLLQKVLSYHREQEKLNQGKPLAFRVGLSGPPGAGKSTFIECLGKMLTERKHKVSVLAVDPSSSTSGGSLLGDKTRMTELSRDMNAYIRPSPTSGTLGGVTRTTNEAILLCEGGGYDVVLVETVGVGQSEFAVADMVDMFVLLLPPAGGDELQGIKRGIIEVADLVAINKADGDLVVPARRIQAEYVSAMKLLRKRSKVWRPKSRCAGEVIAAVCASPLISGCAT
- the MMAA gene encoding methylmalonic aciduria type A protein, mitochondrial isoform X1, whose translation is MKIPSLLLRFPHCYFSRKTYLVNFGLPSRADFLGVEPLGPAHGCHTKWICSSGGLRRELWQQAAPEPRVETLSDREQRLVDRLYQGLIQGQRACLAEAITLIESTQSRKKKVAQVLLQKVLSYHREQEKLNQGKPLAFRVGLSGPPGAGKSTFIECLGKMLTERKHKVSVLAVDPSSSTSGGSLLGDKTRMTELSRDMNAYIRPSPTSGTLGGVTRTTNEAILLCEGGGYDVVLVETVGVGQSEFAVADMVDMFVLLLPPAGGDELQGIKRGIIEVADLVAINKADGDLVVPARRIQAEYVSAMKLLRKRSKVWRPKVLRVSARTGEGISAMWDTMSEFRELALGSGELLARRRRQQHVWMWNLIHENMLEHFRSHPAVRDKIPLLEEQVLRGVLSPGLAADLLLKAFKDGL